One part of the Microbacterium saperdae genome encodes these proteins:
- a CDS encoding vWA domain-containing protein, which produces MEGATVIFQPVLHPLLLVLLFLPLTALVVWVLIRAPRPATGTAAKAAGAGAVASHRLLWTLRLVLVLACFFLVLRPGIPGGATQTLATDTDIVLVVDTTASIVAEDWDGDQPRLDGVRDDVRAIIQEYPGARFALLTFDAAAELRMPLTTDTTALVGSLDVLRPEVTSQSRGSSIGIAAPLLAETLKGAAESSPDRSRMVFYFGDGEQTVDTPPESFSASAKYTDAGAVLGYGTAEGGPMRITSGGLSGDNPGYIEYEGADALSTIDEANLKAVAGQLGVDYEHRTADAAPTLPAPPSTTTSYAESGSTGNVTELYWIAALVILALLGFELTRATMLIARLRQLRAPRDRAPSRPEGGAR; this is translated from the coding sequence GTGGAGGGTGCGACTGTGATCTTCCAGCCCGTCCTGCACCCGCTCCTGCTGGTGCTGCTCTTCCTCCCGCTCACGGCCCTCGTCGTCTGGGTGCTGATCCGCGCTCCTCGCCCTGCGACAGGGACCGCTGCGAAGGCGGCGGGCGCCGGTGCCGTCGCCTCGCACCGCCTCCTGTGGACGCTGCGGCTCGTGCTGGTGCTGGCCTGCTTCTTCCTGGTGCTGCGTCCCGGCATCCCCGGCGGCGCGACGCAGACGCTCGCGACCGACACCGACATCGTGCTGGTCGTCGACACCACCGCCAGCATCGTCGCGGAGGACTGGGACGGCGACCAGCCACGTCTCGACGGGGTGCGGGATGACGTCAGGGCGATCATCCAGGAGTACCCCGGTGCGCGCTTCGCGCTGCTCACCTTCGACGCCGCGGCCGAGCTGCGGATGCCGCTGACCACCGACACCACCGCCCTGGTCGGCTCGCTCGATGTGTTGCGCCCCGAGGTGACGAGCCAGTCCCGGGGCAGCTCGATCGGGATCGCCGCTCCGCTGCTCGCCGAGACCCTGAAGGGAGCGGCCGAGTCGTCGCCCGACCGCTCGCGCATGGTGTTCTACTTCGGCGACGGCGAGCAGACGGTGGACACGCCACCGGAGTCGTTCAGCGCGAGCGCGAAGTACACCGATGCCGGCGCCGTGCTCGGCTACGGCACCGCCGAGGGCGGACCCATGCGCATCACCAGCGGTGGACTCTCCGGCGACAACCCGGGCTACATCGAGTACGAGGGCGCCGACGCGCTGTCGACGATCGACGAGGCGAACCTGAAGGCCGTCGCGGGTCAGCTCGGCGTCGACTACGAGCACCGGACGGCGGATGCCGCGCCGACGCTGCCCGCCCCTCCCTCCACGACGACCAGCTACGCGGAGTCCGGCTCGACCGGGAACGTCACCGAGCTCTACTGGATCGCGGCGCTCGTGATCCTGGCACTCCTCGGCTTCGAGCTGACCAGGGCCACGATGCTGATCGCACGGCTGCGTCAGCTGCGCGCTCCGCGTGACCGCGCTCCGTCTCGCCCCGAGGGAGGTGCCCGATGA
- a CDS encoding AAA family ATPase, with the protein MARAAEVLSIVSASYSAKMVGQERLRTSLLVSLIAGGHILLESVPGLAKTTAASTLADTVKAQFKRIQCTPDLLPSDITGNQIYDAATGSFRTVLGPVHANFVLLDEINRSSAKTQSAMLEAMQEHQTTIGGEVHHLPKPFLVIATQNPIEQEGTYELPEAQMDRFLLKEIVEYPSPAEEFEILSRIDSGVLDPDRHVTSAVSLDDVRLLQDVASRIYVDPAIRNYIVSIAYVTRNPAPYIGEDRARFIKYGASPRASIAFLQASRALALLSGRSHVLPEDIRALRHLVLRHRVLLTFEADAEGIRSEEIIDQIFASVPTP; encoded by the coding sequence ATGGCCCGTGCAGCCGAGGTGCTGTCGATCGTGTCCGCGTCGTACTCGGCGAAGATGGTCGGACAGGAGCGGCTGCGCACGAGCCTCCTCGTCTCCCTGATCGCCGGCGGCCACATCCTGCTCGAGAGCGTTCCCGGTCTGGCGAAGACCACGGCCGCGAGCACTCTCGCCGACACCGTGAAGGCGCAGTTCAAGCGCATCCAGTGCACGCCCGACCTGCTGCCCAGCGACATCACGGGCAACCAGATCTACGACGCCGCCACCGGTTCCTTCCGCACCGTGCTCGGCCCTGTCCATGCGAACTTCGTGCTGCTCGACGAGATCAACCGGTCGAGCGCCAAGACGCAGAGCGCGATGCTCGAGGCGATGCAGGAGCACCAGACCACGATCGGCGGCGAGGTGCATCACCTGCCCAAGCCGTTCCTGGTGATCGCGACGCAGAACCCGATCGAGCAGGAGGGCACGTACGAACTGCCCGAGGCCCAGATGGACCGTTTCCTGCTCAAGGAGATCGTCGAGTACCCGAGCCCCGCCGAGGAGTTCGAGATCCTCAGCCGCATCGACTCCGGCGTGCTCGACCCCGACCGGCACGTGACCAGTGCCGTCTCCCTCGACGACGTGCGCCTGCTGCAGGACGTGGCGAGCCGCATCTACGTCGACCCCGCGATCCGCAACTACATCGTCTCGATCGCCTATGTCACCCGGAACCCCGCGCCCTACATCGGTGAGGACCGCGCGCGCTTCATCAAGTACGGTGCCAGCCCCCGTGCGAGCATCGCGTTCCTGCAGGCCTCGCGGGCGCTCGCGCTGCTCAGCGGCCGCTCGCACGTGCTCCCCGAGGACATCCGCGCCCTGCGCCACCTCGTGCTGCGCCACCGCGTGCTGCTGACGTTCGAGGCCGACGCCGAGGGTATCCGCAGCGAGGAGATCATCGACCAGATCTTCGCCTCCGTGCCCACCCCCTGA
- a CDS encoding alpha/beta hydrolase: MTETTLRPPFDPELEAALALVGDQMPATLTAEMIPLMRQNPVAGEDEIFRALDERGFTRRDVTIAGHEGEEIVVSVIAKQGRTGTGPGFFHTHGGGMIIGNRWLGVTGFLDWAERFNGVIVTVEYRLAPEFPDPYPVEDCYAGLVWTADNAAELGIDPNRILIGGGSAGGGLAAGTTLLARDRRGPALIGQLLIYPMLDDRDESVSTQQIDGIGVWDRGSNITGWTALLGDRKGTDDVSIYAAPARATDLTGLPPAFIDCGSAEVFRDEDVAYATKLWEAGVQAELHVWAGGFHGFDIFARMPRSPRRCSPRATTG; this comes from the coding sequence ATGACCGAAACGACCCTCCGCCCTCCGTTCGACCCGGAACTGGAGGCCGCCCTGGCTCTGGTCGGCGACCAAATGCCCGCGACGCTGACGGCCGAGATGATCCCGCTGATGCGGCAGAACCCGGTGGCCGGTGAGGACGAGATCTTCCGGGCGCTCGACGAGCGCGGCTTCACCCGTCGCGACGTCACCATCGCGGGCCATGAGGGCGAGGAGATCGTCGTCTCGGTGATCGCGAAGCAGGGACGCACCGGCACCGGGCCCGGCTTCTTCCACACGCACGGCGGCGGCATGATCATCGGCAACCGCTGGCTCGGGGTCACCGGGTTCCTGGACTGGGCCGAGCGGTTCAACGGTGTGATCGTCACGGTGGAGTACCGCTTGGCGCCGGAGTTCCCCGACCCGTATCCGGTCGAGGACTGCTACGCCGGTCTGGTGTGGACCGCCGACAACGCCGCCGAACTCGGCATCGACCCGAACCGCATCCTGATCGGGGGCGGCAGCGCCGGGGGAGGTCTCGCCGCCGGCACCACCCTGCTCGCCCGCGACCGCCGCGGGCCCGCACTCATCGGGCAGCTGCTGATCTACCCCATGCTGGACGACCGCGACGAGAGCGTCTCGACGCAGCAGATCGACGGTATCGGCGTGTGGGACCGCGGCTCCAACATCACCGGATGGACCGCACTTCTGGGCGACCGCAAGGGGACGGACGACGTGTCGATCTACGCCGCTCCGGCGCGCGCGACCGACCTCACCGGACTGCCTCCGGCCTTCATCGACTGCGGCAGCGCCGAGGTGTTCCGCGATGAGGACGTCGCCTACGCCACCAAGCTCTGGGAGGCCGGCGTCCAGGCCGAGCTGCATGTGTGGGCCGGAGGCTTCCACGGCTTCGACATCTTCGCCCGCATGCCGCGGTCGCCCAGGCGATGCTCGCCGCGCGCGACGACTGGGTGA
- a CDS encoding winged helix-turn-helix transcriptional regulator: MREKTERIIRGWGDACDAEISVAVLGGAWKPSILSLLDEHEVLRFGELGRLLGEPTARVLTRQLRELEDDGLVVRMVYRQVPPKVEYRLSDLGRGSMPLVEALTSWGGRYAAHQRRELARLTAEAEHLDDLDAAVVG, from the coding sequence ATGAGGGAGAAGACGGAGCGCATCATTCGGGGCTGGGGCGACGCCTGCGACGCGGAGATCTCGGTCGCTGTGCTCGGCGGGGCATGGAAGCCCAGCATCCTCAGCCTTCTCGACGAGCACGAGGTGCTCCGATTCGGTGAGCTCGGCAGACTGCTCGGCGAGCCGACCGCCCGCGTGCTCACCCGCCAGCTGCGTGAGCTGGAAGACGACGGGCTCGTCGTCCGGATGGTCTACCGGCAGGTTCCCCCCAAGGTCGAGTACCGGCTGAGTGACCTCGGTCGAGGATCGATGCCCCTCGTGGAAGCGCTGACCAGTTGGGGCGGTCGATATGCCGCGCACCAGCGGCGCGAGCTTGCACGGCTGACCGCCGAGGCCGAGCACCTCGACGACCTCGACGCCGCCGTCGTGGGCTGA
- a CDS encoding DUF58 domain-containing protein — translation MASLIAQVKSKLFIHSSRKSMHALDGAYASLLHGRSLDFEDLRKYEYGDQVRDIDWRATARLGTPLVKRSRATRMHTVLFVVDTGRSMAALAADEQPKRDLAILATGALGVLTLRHGDDFTAVYGDAAKVRRVAPGRSEGALEHTLRTIDRAITASTAPSDRDALLSFVTRTISRRMIVAIVTDEAPITDETERMLRRLRVQHDVLWLTVRDAEPVLDHATGRVRSDVDSLWEVPDFVQGDLGIVQELAAQTQADAARLAETLTRMEISHAVLDGQDDAVSQLLHLLNRRSNARF, via the coding sequence ATGGCCAGCCTGATCGCTCAGGTGAAGAGCAAGCTCTTCATCCACTCGTCGCGCAAGTCGATGCACGCCCTCGACGGCGCCTACGCGTCGCTGCTGCACGGGCGCAGCCTCGACTTCGAGGACCTGCGCAAGTACGAGTACGGCGATCAGGTGCGCGACATCGACTGGCGGGCGACCGCGCGTCTGGGGACGCCGCTGGTCAAGCGCTCGCGGGCGACCCGCATGCACACCGTGCTGTTCGTGGTCGACACCGGCCGCTCGATGGCGGCCCTCGCGGCCGATGAGCAGCCCAAGCGCGACCTCGCGATCCTGGCGACCGGAGCACTCGGGGTGCTCACCCTCCGCCACGGCGACGACTTCACGGCCGTCTACGGCGACGCCGCGAAGGTGCGCCGCGTCGCTCCCGGCCGCAGTGAGGGGGCGCTCGAGCACACGCTGCGCACGATCGACCGCGCGATCACCGCCAGCACGGCGCCCAGCGATCGCGATGCCCTGCTGTCGTTCGTCACCCGCACGATCTCCCGCCGCATGATCGTCGCGATCGTCACGGACGAGGCTCCCATCACCGACGAGACCGAACGGATGCTGCGCCGACTCCGCGTGCAGCACGACGTGCTCTGGCTCACGGTCCGCGACGCGGAACCTGTGCTCGATCACGCGACCGGCCGCGTCCGCAGCGACGTCGACAGCCTCTGGGAGGTGCCGGACTTCGTGCAGGGCGACCTCGGCATCGTGCAGGAGCTGGCGGCGCAGACGCAGGCCGACGCCGCCCGCCTCGCCGAGACGCTCACCCGCATGGAGATCAGTCACGCCGTGCTCGACGGACAGGACGATGCCGTCTCCCAGCTGCTGCACCTGCTGAACCGGAGGTCGAATGCCCGGTTCTGA
- a CDS encoding NAD(P)H-dependent oxidoreductase, whose product MSHPRATVHWIYAHPQESSFNARLFRDGVEALSRDYDVETTDLYRQRFDPVLAGPDLGDPQGRDGNVVELMGEVYAGGQVPPDVVEEQRKLHAADLVVIQFPLWWYGPPAILKGWFDRVLTNGFAYGPVDPDTGLPLRYGDGPLAGRRALVIVTAGEDERSIGRRGVSGDLDSLLFPLTHGTLWYTGIEPLDLHVVHDADSLGRTEIDHESARLRERLSGIADESPSSPYRRLRDGDYHGIRALRTDLLPGRTDLGIHRVRSD is encoded by the coding sequence TTGTCGCACCCACGTGCCACCGTCCACTGGATCTACGCCCACCCTCAGGAGAGCTCCTTCAACGCGCGGCTGTTCCGCGACGGTGTCGAGGCGCTCTCGCGCGACTACGACGTCGAGACCACCGATCTCTACCGACAGCGGTTCGACCCCGTCCTCGCCGGTCCTGACCTGGGCGACCCGCAGGGGAGGGACGGGAATGTGGTCGAGCTGATGGGGGAGGTCTACGCGGGCGGGCAGGTGCCGCCCGACGTGGTCGAGGAGCAGCGCAAGCTCCACGCAGCCGACCTCGTCGTGATCCAGTTCCCGCTGTGGTGGTACGGACCCCCGGCGATCCTCAAAGGGTGGTTCGATCGTGTGCTCACGAACGGGTTCGCATACGGCCCGGTCGACCCGGACACAGGTCTCCCTCTCCGCTACGGCGATGGTCCTCTGGCCGGACGCCGTGCCCTCGTGATCGTGACGGCCGGTGAGGACGAGCGCTCCATCGGCAGACGGGGTGTCAGCGGGGACCTCGACTCGCTGCTGTTCCCCCTCACTCACGGAACCCTCTGGTACACGGGGATCGAACCACTCGATCTGCACGTCGTCCACGACGCGGACAGCCTCGGGCGCACCGAGATCGACCACGAGAGCGCCCGCCTGCGCGAACGGCTCTCGGGGATCGCCGACGAATCGCCGAGCAGCCCCTATCGCCGACTTCGCGACGGCGACTACCACGGCATCCGGGCGCTCCGAACGGATCTGCTCCCCGGTCGCACCGACCTCGGCATCCATCGAGTGCGGAGCGACTGA
- a CDS encoding pyridoxamine 5'-phosphate oxidase family protein — MIRVLDEQQSYELLTTTTIGRVGFVHEGRVQILPVNFVVSGHDLLLRTAPDGLLGELTREPADVSFEVDYHDPLGSTAWSVLMHGSLSRVPEEKVPGARARVNPWADSERDLPLTFRVEKITGRSVRRDQTHGKT; from the coding sequence ATGATCCGAGTACTCGACGAACAGCAGTCCTACGAGTTGCTGACCACGACCACGATCGGCCGGGTCGGTTTCGTCCACGAGGGGCGGGTGCAGATCCTTCCCGTGAACTTCGTCGTGTCCGGTCACGACCTGCTGCTCCGCACCGCTCCCGACGGTCTGCTGGGTGAGCTGACGCGGGAGCCGGCGGATGTGTCGTTCGAGGTGGACTACCACGACCCCCTCGGCAGCACCGCCTGGAGCGTTCTGATGCACGGCTCCCTCTCGCGGGTCCCCGAGGAGAAGGTCCCCGGCGCCAGGGCTCGCGTGAACCCGTGGGCCGACAGCGAGCGCGACCTGCCCCTGACGTTCCGCGTCGAGAAGATCACGGGCCGCAGCGTGCGACGCGACCAGACGCACGGAAAGACCTGA
- a CDS encoding MFS transporter: MTFSTSTPTARPRTTRHPWLAMIPLLLGILIGALAISSVSTALPAIREDLILSDSGALWLVDVYALSLAATLIVAARIGDAFGRKRIVILGLAGFAVLNVVGGFAQDGMVLIVVRALLGVAEAFVVAGVVATIGAHYQARQRVLAYGLWTATFGAGSALGPVLGGVVTEGPGWRWLLLGSVPLAVLAGVLAIWLVPDSRSSRPPSWDALSIGSSIVALGALAFALHEVLAAPIPAAVAGAVAVATLVSFIRRQRILQEPLIDMRLFQVPGFSPAIVRIVASGGVSSATVLLVSLHLQDARGHSAAEAGLAILPQAVAIALGGVLAPLFLRWLSSPTLTVLALVVQGAGLVWLSTGVALVVMPLVLVGLGFGITATLAATTLFDVTTEDDAGQVGAIQEVGFALGGGLGIAVLGTIASIVGPGGFTVALLVAAVAVVAAALLPLWRRTSTDVVPAPR, translated from the coding sequence GTGACCTTCTCGACCTCCACGCCGACCGCTCGACCTCGCACGACCCGCCACCCGTGGCTCGCCATGATTCCGCTGCTCCTCGGCATCCTGATCGGCGCGCTCGCGATCAGCAGTGTGTCGACCGCGCTGCCGGCCATCCGAGAAGACCTCATCCTCAGTGACAGCGGCGCCCTCTGGCTCGTCGACGTCTACGCACTGTCGCTCGCTGCGACCCTCATCGTCGCCGCACGGATCGGTGACGCGTTCGGCCGCAAGCGGATCGTGATTCTCGGACTCGCAGGCTTCGCCGTGCTCAACGTCGTGGGTGGATTCGCGCAAGACGGGATGGTGCTGATTGTCGTGCGCGCGCTCCTCGGTGTCGCCGAGGCCTTCGTCGTGGCGGGGGTGGTCGCCACGATCGGCGCCCACTATCAAGCGCGGCAGCGGGTCCTGGCCTACGGCCTGTGGACCGCGACCTTCGGTGCGGGCAGTGCCCTGGGTCCCGTGCTCGGCGGGGTCGTCACGGAAGGCCCCGGATGGCGGTGGCTGCTCCTCGGGAGCGTGCCGCTCGCGGTGCTCGCCGGTGTGCTCGCGATCTGGCTCGTGCCCGACTCCCGCAGCTCTCGTCCGCCGTCGTGGGACGCACTGAGCATCGGGTCGTCGATTGTGGCTCTCGGTGCCCTGGCCTTCGCGCTGCACGAGGTGCTCGCCGCTCCCATCCCTGCCGCCGTCGCCGGAGCCGTCGCGGTCGCGACCCTCGTCTCCTTCATCCGACGCCAGCGCATCCTGCAGGAGCCGCTCATCGACATGCGGCTGTTCCAGGTACCCGGTTTCAGTCCTGCCATCGTGCGCATCGTGGCGAGCGGCGGCGTCTCGTCGGCGACCGTGCTCCTGGTGAGTCTGCACCTGCAGGACGCCAGGGGGCACAGCGCGGCAGAGGCGGGGCTGGCGATTCTTCCGCAGGCGGTCGCGATCGCGCTGGGCGGCGTGCTCGCTCCGCTGTTCCTGCGATGGCTGAGCTCGCCCACGCTGACGGTGCTCGCTCTCGTGGTGCAGGGCGCGGGACTGGTCTGGCTGTCGACCGGGGTCGCACTCGTCGTGATGCCGCTGGTGCTCGTCGGCCTCGGATTCGGTATCACGGCGACGCTCGCAGCGACGACGCTCTTCGACGTCACGACCGAGGATGATGCCGGTCAGGTCGGGGCGATCCAGGAGGTCGGATTCGCGCTCGGCGGCGGCCTCGGCATCGCTGTGCTCGGAACGATCGCCTCGATCGTCGGGCCGGGGGGCTTCACGGTCGCTCTCCTCGTCGCGGCGGTGGCGGTCGTGGCCGCGGCCCTCCTGCCGCTGTGGAGACGCACATCGACGGATGTCGTCCCCGCGCCTCGCTGA
- a CDS encoding VWA domain-containing protein: MALANFWMIIVAIAVVIIAVGIGLFLGLRRPGRSHAAETARIARAERLRRLPSFREALLRRVLALTGILALGAVAVITAGVVAARPMSSQTIQPVNTSRDIMLCLDVSGSMTEVDVEVLSVFEELLDGFEGERIGLTIFNSSPVQIFPLTDDYAFIRTHLESIKSSFDYVDEIPEHWVGTLNGNGASLIGDGLAACTMGFDRPDDERSRSVIFATDNEVNGASIVTLEEAAAYAASKDVRVFALNPVQGKDADVSAELSAAAEATGGAAFGLRDTTTVSDIVTQVQEQEATALRGEAQIVWTDTPNLWIAVLMVAVLSFIIVVWRVRL, translated from the coding sequence ATGGCACTAGCGAACTTCTGGATGATCATCGTCGCGATCGCGGTGGTGATCATCGCCGTCGGCATCGGCCTCTTCCTGGGCCTGCGGCGTCCCGGCCGCTCCCACGCCGCCGAGACCGCACGCATCGCACGCGCCGAACGCCTGCGCCGGCTGCCGAGCTTCCGCGAGGCGCTGCTGCGCCGGGTGCTCGCGCTCACCGGCATCCTCGCGCTCGGAGCGGTCGCGGTGATCACCGCGGGCGTCGTGGCCGCGCGTCCGATGTCGTCGCAGACCATCCAGCCGGTCAACACCAGCCGCGACATCATGCTGTGCCTCGACGTCTCCGGGTCGATGACCGAGGTCGATGTCGAGGTGCTCAGCGTGTTCGAGGAGCTGCTCGACGGCTTCGAAGGCGAGCGCATCGGGCTGACGATCTTCAACAGCTCGCCGGTGCAGATCTTCCCGCTGACCGACGACTACGCGTTCATCCGTACTCATCTGGAGAGCATCAAGAGCAGCTTCGACTACGTCGACGAGATTCCGGAGCACTGGGTCGGGACCCTCAACGGCAACGGCGCCTCGCTCATCGGCGACGGGCTCGCCGCCTGCACGATGGGCTTCGACCGGCCGGACGACGAGCGCTCCCGTTCCGTCATCTTCGCCACGGACAACGAGGTCAACGGCGCCTCGATCGTCACGTTGGAAGAGGCCGCGGCCTACGCCGCGTCGAAGGATGTGCGGGTTTTCGCGCTCAACCCGGTGCAGGGCAAGGATGCCGACGTGAGCGCCGAGCTGTCCGCCGCCGCCGAGGCGACCGGCGGCGCCGCGTTCGGCCTGCGGGACACGACCACGGTCTCCGACATCGTCACGCAGGTGCAGGAGCAGGAGGCGACGGCGCTGCGCGGTGAGGCCCAGATCGTGTGGACCGACACCCCGAACCTCTGGATCGCCGTGCTGATGGTCGCAGTGCTGTCGTTCATCATCGTGGTGTGGAGGGTGCGACTGTGA
- a CDS encoding Pr6Pr family membrane protein, with product MTTWWPYARIAASLLTLAAIVAQLTRSVQNALEATTEWGGHLPTVTANFLSFFTIEANLLSAIVLAIGAIWALRHRATTDAEPRWLAVLLVCVSTYMIVTGIVYNTLLRGVELPQGATVPWSNEVLHVVIPLFLLADVLFAPRRRALGWSTIFITAIFPLVWAVYTMVRANLIIAPATGKPWWYPYPFLDPRLVPGGYLGVSGYILGIAVAVIGVAAGVVWVGRRRGARTP from the coding sequence ATGACAACCTGGTGGCCCTACGCCCGCATCGCGGCGTCCCTGCTCACGCTGGCGGCGATCGTCGCGCAGCTGACGCGCTCGGTACAGAACGCGCTCGAGGCGACGACCGAATGGGGCGGACACCTGCCCACCGTCACCGCGAACTTCCTGAGCTTCTTCACGATCGAGGCGAACCTCCTCTCCGCCATCGTGCTCGCGATCGGTGCGATCTGGGCGCTGCGTCATCGTGCCACGACGGATGCCGAGCCGCGCTGGCTCGCGGTGCTGCTGGTCTGCGTCAGCACCTACATGATCGTCACCGGCATCGTCTACAACACCCTCCTGCGCGGCGTCGAGCTGCCACAGGGAGCCACGGTCCCGTGGTCGAACGAGGTGCTCCACGTCGTCATCCCGCTGTTCCTGCTGGCCGACGTGCTCTTCGCGCCGCGTCGCCGGGCGCTCGGATGGAGCACGATCTTCATCACGGCCATCTTCCCGCTGGTGTGGGCGGTCTACACGATGGTGCGCGCGAATCTCATCATCGCGCCGGCGACCGGCAAGCCGTGGTGGTACCCGTATCCGTTCCTCGACCCGCGCCTCGTTCCCGGGGGTTACCTCGGCGTCTCGGGCTACATACTCGGCATCGCGGTGGCGGTGATCGGGGTGGCGGCCGGCGTGGTCTGGGTCGGCCGGCGCCGCGGAGCCCGCACGCCCTGA
- a CDS encoding ZIP family metal transporter encodes MGGAILWGVVAAAPLFIGAVLALLRKWPPRWLGIVLGFGAGALMASIAFELWEEGLDLAGPIPLVAGVAAGAISYYIADRILDARAAKTKAKAGGGQLAVGALLDGIPEQLVLGIGLASGEPVSIALVVAILVSNLPESIGSAADLLEDGMAKSRVLLLWAGVAVICALATVAGFGLASITGDDFRSAASGFAAGALLVMLVDSMVPEAQSKAKESTGLATVLGFALAAGLALAP; translated from the coding sequence ATGGGTGGAGCGATTCTCTGGGGCGTGGTCGCCGCGGCGCCGCTGTTCATCGGCGCCGTGCTCGCACTGCTCCGGAAATGGCCGCCCCGCTGGCTCGGGATCGTGCTCGGCTTCGGCGCCGGCGCACTCATGGCCTCCATCGCGTTCGAGCTGTGGGAGGAGGGGCTCGACCTCGCAGGTCCCATCCCCCTCGTGGCCGGCGTCGCGGCCGGAGCGATCAGCTACTACATCGCCGACCGCATCCTCGACGCCAGAGCCGCGAAGACCAAGGCGAAGGCGGGCGGTGGCCAGCTCGCGGTCGGCGCCCTGCTCGACGGCATCCCCGAGCAGCTCGTGCTGGGCATCGGTCTCGCCTCCGGGGAACCGGTCAGCATCGCGCTCGTGGTGGCCATCCTGGTCTCCAACCTGCCCGAGTCGATCGGCTCCGCGGCGGACCTCCTCGAGGACGGGATGGCGAAGTCGCGAGTGCTGCTGCTGTGGGCAGGGGTCGCCGTGATCTGTGCCCTCGCGACCGTCGCCGGCTTCGGATTGGCCAGTATCACCGGCGACGACTTCCGCTCGGCCGCGAGCGGTTTCGCGGCCGGCGCGCTGCTCGTGATGCTGGTCGATTCCATGGTCCCCGAGGCGCAGTCCAAGGCGAAGGAGTCGACGGGACTCGCGACCGTGCTGGGCTTCGCGCTCGCCGCCGGGCTCGCTCTCGCCCCCTGA
- a CDS encoding NAD(P)-binding domain-containing protein: MTSRERVAIIGAGPSGMAQLRAFESAARAGAEIPDLVCFEKQADWGGQWNFTWRTGLDEFGEPVHSSMYRNLWSNGPKEALEFADYSFDEHFGRPISSYPPRPVLWDYIAGRLEKSDVRQLIRFQTVVRWIEFDDERQVFTLTSEDLPTGQSKVEEFDRVIISSGHFSFPNVPDFPGIETFPGYISHAHDFRGAEAFEDKDVLVIGASYSAEDIGSQAFKMGARSVTASFRSAPMGYAWPEGIEERPVVERFDGSTAYFADGTSKHVDAVILCTGYLHKYPFLPDDLALSSPNNVYPDGLYRGVVWQGNPRLTYLGAQDQWFTFNMFDAQAWYVRDLILGRLALPDEQERAASITEWRTRFGQIDSAAAEIRFQADYIRDLLDLTDYPEFDIDRVVEIFLAWKRDKKDDIMGYRDRIYESVMTGTIAIVHHTPWLEELDDSLERYLDVDPDAVEPARSIGDVPRDDDREVLATA, from the coding sequence GTGACGAGTAGAGAACGAGTAGCGATCATCGGCGCCGGCCCCTCGGGGATGGCGCAGCTGCGGGCCTTCGAATCCGCGGCCCGCGCGGGGGCGGAGATCCCCGATCTGGTCTGCTTCGAGAAGCAGGCCGACTGGGGCGGACAGTGGAACTTCACCTGGCGCACCGGACTGGACGAGTTCGGAGAGCCGGTGCATTCCAGCATGTACCGCAACCTGTGGTCGAACGGCCCGAAGGAGGCGCTCGAGTTCGCCGACTACAGCTTCGACGAGCACTTCGGCCGCCCCATCTCCTCCTACCCGCCGCGACCCGTGCTGTGGGACTACATCGCCGGGCGCCTGGAGAAGAGCGACGTGCGCCAACTGATCCGCTTCCAGACGGTGGTGCGGTGGATCGAGTTCGACGATGAGCGTCAGGTCTTCACCCTCACCAGCGAGGACCTCCCCACCGGTCAGTCGAAGGTGGAGGAGTTCGACCGGGTGATCATCTCCAGCGGGCACTTCTCGTTCCCGAACGTGCCGGACTTCCCCGGCATCGAGACCTTCCCGGGCTACATCAGCCACGCCCACGACTTCCGCGGCGCCGAGGCGTTCGAAGACAAGGACGTGCTGGTGATCGGCGCGAGCTACTCGGCGGAGGACATCGGCAGCCAGGCGTTCAAGATGGGTGCACGCTCGGTGACGGCGAGCTTCCGCTCGGCGCCGATGGGCTACGCCTGGCCCGAGGGGATCGAGGAGCGTCCGGTCGTCGAGCGCTTCGACGGGAGCACCGCGTATTTCGCGGATGGCACCTCGAAGCATGTCGACGCGGTCATCCTCTGCACCGGATACCTGCACAAGTACCCGTTCCTGCCGGACGATCTCGCCCTCTCTTCTCCGAACAACGTCTACCCCGACGGTCTGTACCGCGGCGTCGTCTGGCAGGGGAACCCGCGCCTGACGTACCTCGGGGCGCAGGACCAGTGGTTCACCTTCAACATGTTCGATGCGCAGGCCTGGTACGTGCGCGACCTCATCCTGGGGCGCCTCGCGCTGCCCGATGAGCAGGAGCGCGCGGCATCCATCACCGAATGGCGCACCCGCTTCGGGCAGATCGACTCGGCCGCTGCGGAGATCCGCTTCCAGGCCGACTACATCCGCGACCTGCTCGACCTCACCGACTATCCGGAGTTCGACATCGACCGGGTCGTCGAGATCTTCCTGGCGTGGAAGCGCGACAAGAAGGACGACATCATGGGCTACCGCGACCGCATCTACGAGTCGGTCATGACCGGGACGATCGCCATCGTGCACCACACGCCGTGGCTCGAGGAGCTCGACGACTCGCTCGAACGCTACCTGGATGTGGATCCGGATGCCGTCGAGCCGGCCCGGAGCATCGGCGACGTGCCGCGCGACGACGACCGTGAGGTTCTCGCCACCGCCTGA